Part of the Acaryochloris thomasi RCC1774 genome, ATTCCCCATCGCAAGGGTCTGGAGTATTACGAAGCGATCGCACCTGCCATCGTCTCGGCCATCCTGTCCTTTGCCGTCTTTCGCATCAATACCGGCATCACCATCGGCGGGTTCTACCACTTTGAAACCGTTCCGGCCCTAACGCCAATGAATCTATTTGAAGGATTAGTTTTGGGCGTGATCGGTGCAGGCATAGCCGTAATGTTTATCGGGGTCTTTCGCCTCATTGGTCAACTGTTAGAGCCATTAGAGCACTACCGGATTGCCTTAGCCACATTGGGCGGTCTCTCCATTGGCTTAATTGCGTTTGCCTTTCCTCAGACGCTATTTTTCAGTGAAGAGCAGATTCATACTGTGATTGAAACCGGCGCAACGCTGGGCATTAGCTTTTTGCTGATGATTGCTGTCGCCAAAATGTTTGCCATTAGCTTTACGCTGCATTCAGGTTTCCTGGGTGGATTTATCTTCCCGCTGTTTTTTATTGGAGCTAATGTCGGTCTGGCAATTTCTCTCGCGGTGCCGCAGGTTCATCCCACAGTTGGCATGGTTTGTCTAATGGCGGCGGTGAATGTGGCCGTGACTAAAACGCCAGTAAGCAGCAGCATTATTCTCAGCGTTTTGTCGGGGACTGCGATGCTGCCGGTGATCGTCATCGCTAGCTTTACGAGCTTTTTACTCACCAGCAAGGTAACGATGATTGGGACTCAGCGATCGCGTAGTACAGAAAGTTTGGTCATAAGTGCGATGTCTGCTCAGCCCGATTTGGTTGCAAGCCTGCAGCAGGTTGCCGGTCCGCCGCCCCCTGCTCTGCGGCTCAACGAGCCACTGAGTTGACTAGGACAAAGCCACGGCTCTTACCTGACGTTGAATCCAAGGTATTGATCGCCTTCCATAACGCCTCTGCTTCAACCCAGAGGGGTTCATACCTGTAGCGAGCAACATCGAGGATCAAAAATCGATCTGATTCTGCGTTGTAGGCAGCAATTGGCGAGATATGACCGCCACCTTTTTGCCCAAGGCTGCGCCGCAAATAGTTAACAGCGACGAAGTTCTTGGGTTGTTGAAGGTTTTGCACAACGGAGTTTCGGAACTGATCTAAACTCACTTCTTGACCATGAAAAACCTGCACATCCAAAGGATAGCTTTGAAACAGTCCTCCAAGCTCCTGTAGAGTCATGCCCTGCTTTTTGATGGTCTCGGGCTTGATGACGGTGTGAGTGTTCTCGTTTTCAAACACATTCTCTTGCGTGAAAAAGCGATAGGAGACCAATCCTGGAACGGTATGGCTGACAACTTCTGGTGCATCAACCTCTAAAGCATTGAGAATCATGACGATGGTGGCAACGCCGCAGTAGGCAAGATGATTCTGAGTCAGAAACTCCGAGGACAGCGGTAGATAGTCCCGTCGAGCTTGACTTGTAAACAACAACTGTTCGCCCGCTTGTGAGTCGAGGTCTACCAAAGCTTTCGTTTTAGAGATTTCCTGCGCAGCGCTGGAACCAGGAGAGCCAAGGATCATAGCAGTCATGATCCACCACAGGGACCAGAGGGCCGTTTCACCTCTCTCACCCAGAGGTTTAAGAGCTAGATCATAAATTTTGCCCAGCGTTGTTGATTGCATGTGCCCACCCTAAAATTTTCAGATCGCAACTTCCTGATCCTTGCACAAAGTCTTGACTCACAAAGTCCGTTAGAGGTTATCAATCGTATAGTTTCTATCCTGTGTTTTATGTTGCTTGTAGCATCTCTTTTTTGCAGAGTATTAAGAACTTTTTCCCAAATTGAGTATTGTTTTTACGAGGCGGTTGGACTCAACCCATAAACCGAGCTTTGCACTGCCCAAATGTGCTGATCTACACATTGGTC contains:
- a CDS encoding phytochelatin synthase family protein; the protein is MQSTTLGKIYDLALKPLGERGETALWSLWWIMTAMILGSPGSSAAQEISKTKALVDLDSQAGEQLLFTSQARRDYLPLSSEFLTQNHLAYCGVATIVMILNALEVDAPEVVSHTVPGLVSYRFFTQENVFENENTHTVIKPETIKKQGMTLQELGGLFQSYPLDVQVFHGQEVSLDQFRNSVVQNLQQPKNFVAVNYLRRSLGQKGGGHISPIAAYNAESDRFLILDVARYRYEPLWVEAEALWKAINTLDSTSGKSRGFVLVNSVAR
- a CDS encoding chloride channel protein; this translates as MLQVPESDQAETEKEAQSSDQPRQLTYTQLVLCAALIGAVGGLVATIYYFVLEFMMHGMWHTTPDFLEPYFPSWLPTQNYVWIATTVGGFCVGLVLYFMGLPGEMAQVVDNIHSPGKIDVRKTPAMIIASLVAITSGGSAGPEAPLVQVNGSFGSWLGEKLKLSGESVRVLTFCGMSAALGAFFGAPIGAALFALEIPHRKGLEYYEAIAPAIVSAILSFAVFRINTGITIGGFYHFETVPALTPMNLFEGLVLGVIGAGIAVMFIGVFRLIGQLLEPLEHYRIALATLGGLSIGLIAFAFPQTLFFSEEQIHTVIETGATLGISFLLMIAVAKMFAISFTLHSGFLGGFIFPLFFIGANVGLAISLAVPQVHPTVGMVCLMAAVNVAVTKTPVSSSIILSVLSGTAMLPVIVIASFTSFLLTSKVTMIGTQRSRSTESLVISAMSAQPDLVASLQQVAGPPPPALRLNEPLS